A single window of Rhodamnia argentea isolate NSW1041297 chromosome 5, ASM2092103v1, whole genome shotgun sequence DNA harbors:
- the LOC115755129 gene encoding BTB/POZ domain-containing protein At5g03250-like yields the protein MACMKLGSKPEAFRLDGNSWICLTGLPSDVVIEVGDTSFHLHKFPLLSRSGLLESRIGECSRDDEQKCTVRLDEIPGGAKTFLLVAKFCYGVKLELTATNVVSIRCAAEYLRMNEDYGDANLIVQTENFMNEIFGSWSDSIKVLETCEEVLTQAEELHVVSRCITSLAMKACADLSLFTWPVSSHGGSESPADSAYWNGICAAGKADSISEDWWYEDASILKLSFYRRLILAISNRGMKPERVAGSVMHYAVRHLPLMHRQSSLQNRKLAATCSTISASPEVDQKNLLEQIVELLPYQKAVFPTNFLLRLLRTSMILHAGSLCRENLERRIGAQLEQALLKDLLIPNMGCSAETLYDIDCVQRILDHFIEEECDAYDLNTNCLEGQPRGGSHASTPMTMVANLVDSYLSEVAPDVNLKLPKFQSLAAAIPEYARPLDDGIYRATDIYLKAHPWLTDSEREQLCRLMNCQKLSLEASTHAAQNERLPLRVIVQVLFFEQLRLRTSVAGWFFVSDNLDASQNPSSDLVLARTEAPDPGATTQQFTMAAGDMRERVCELEKECLSMRQDLEKLVKTRGSWNILFRRLAFRLKSKSPKLPKPFDDAKDSEISTATLVDGKESHRNTEKEEPSKI from the exons ATGGCGTGCATGAAGTTGGGTTCCAAGCCTGAGGCCTTTCGCCTCGACGGCAACTCCTG GATTTGCTTGACCGGGTTACCGAGCGATGTTGTGATTGAAGTTGGAGACACATCCTTCCATTTGCATAAG TTTCCCTTGCTGTCTCGAAGTGGGTTGTTGGAGAGCCGTATCGGAGAATGTTCCAGAGACGATGAGCAGAAATGCACGGTGCGTCTCGATGAGATACCTGGTGGTGCCAAAACCTTTCTCCTCGTGGCGAAATTCTGTTATGGCGTCAAACTGGAGCTCACCGCGACAAATGTGGTCAGCATCAGATGCGCGGCAGAGTATCTCCGGATGAACGAGGACTATGGAGATGCTAACCTCATAGTCCAAACCGAGAATTTCATGAATGAGATCTTCGGAAGCTGGTCTGACTCCATCAAAGTGCTAGAAACCTGTGAGGAGGTCCTCACGCAAGCAGAAGAGCTTCATGTAGTCTCGCGATGCATCACTTCCTTGGCAATGAAAGCCTGTGCGGACCTGAGCCTGTTTACTTGGCCAGTTTCCTCTCATGGCGGATCAGAAAGTCCAGCCGATTCTGCATACTGGAATGGAATATGTGCAGCCGGCAAGGCGGACTCGATTAGTGAGGATTGGTGGTACGAGGACGCCTCCATCCTCAAGTTATCATTCTATAGGAGGCTGATTCTAGCCATCAGTAACAGGGGCATGAAGCCAGAGAGGGTTGCCGGGTCGGTCATGCACTATGCAGTGAGGCACCTGCCGTTGATGCACCGGCAGTCAAGCTTGCAAAACCGAAAGCTTGCTGCGACCTGTTCGACCATTTCAGCATCGCCCGAAGTGGATCAAAAGAATCTTCTCGAACAAATAGTCGAGTTACTCCCCTACCAAAAGGCTGTGTTTCCTACCAATTTCCTGCTTCGACTTCTGAGGACATCCATGATCTTACATGCCGGATCGTTGTGCCGAGAGAACTTGGAGAGGCGCATCGGGGCACAATTGGAGCAAGCCCTCCTCAAAGACCTCCTCATACCAAACATGGGTTGTTCAGCGGAGACGCTCTATGACATTGATTGTGTTCAAAGGATCCTCGATCACTTCATCGAGGAAGAATGCGACGCGTATGATCTGAACACAAACTGTCTGGAAGGACAACCAAGGGGAGGTTCCCATGCCTCGACTCCGATGACAATGGTTGCTAATTTGGTCGACAGTTATCTTTCCGAGGTGGCGCCCGATGTTAACTTGAAGCTGCCGAAATTCCAGTCGCTCGCCGCTGCCATCCCTGAATATGCCAGGCCATTGGATGATGGTATCTACCGTGCAACCGACATATATCTAAAG GCACATCCCTGGCTTACGGATTCCGAGAGAGAACAACTATGCAGGCTCATGAACTGCCAGAAGCTCTCGCTTGAAGCCAGCACGCACGCCGCCCAAAACGAGCGGCTACCTCTTAGGGTGATCGTGCAAGTTCTTTTCTTCGAGCAACTCCGTCTCCGCACTTCGGTCGCAGGCTGGTTCTTTGTGTCCGATAACCTCGACGCCTCGCAGAACCCAAGTAGCGACCTTGTGCTTGCGAGGACCGAAGCCCCGGACCCGGGGGCTACGACCCAACAGTTCACCATGGCAGCTGGCGACATGAGGGAGAGGGTCTGTGAGCTCGAGAAGGAGTGCTTGAGCATGAGGCAGGACCTGGAGAAGCTGGTGAAGACGAGAGGGAGCTGGAACATTCTCTTCAGGAGATTAGCTTTCCGCCTCAAGTCGAAATCTCCAAAACTGCCGAAGCCATTCGATGATGCCAAAGATTCGGAGATATCAACAGCAACCCTGGTGGATGGCAAAGAAAGCCATCGTAACACCGAAAAGGAAGAGCCGTCGAAGATTTAG